Proteins co-encoded in one Haloarcula sp. DT43 genomic window:
- a CDS encoding preprotein translocase subunit Sec61beta: protein MSGSDGGGLMSSAGLVRYFDAEDQNTIRIDPRTIVATGVMFGLLMLVLNAMVV from the coding sequence ATGAGTGGCAGCGACGGCGGCGGACTGATGTCCAGCGCGGGACTGGTCCGGTATTTCGACGCCGAGGACCAGAACACCATCCGTATCGACCCCCGAACAATCGTCGCGACCGGCGTCATGTTCGGGCTGTTGATGCTCGTGCTGAACGCGATGGTCGTGTAG
- a CDS encoding response regulator — MRPNDSLSILHVDDDAALGALVETYLERDDSGLNCAVTTETNPETALSLLRSPETEFDCVVSDYQMPEMNGIDFLEAVRETHPELPLLLFSGEETDEVAPEIIQAGLTDYLKKGGGTEQYTTLIRRVGHAVESDGEFDANDRVELDGIGVVGNDERFEEATDTYASFYGYDSDEVVGKHWTELHPSDEVEHIKTHVLPVVERGGKWTGQSEGLRADETTFRESKMVTALDDGRLLIAVDELDGTGLVSGD, encoded by the coding sequence ATGAGGCCAAACGACTCCCTTTCGATACTCCACGTCGACGACGACGCGGCGCTGGGAGCCCTCGTCGAAACGTATCTCGAACGGGACGACAGCGGTCTCAACTGTGCCGTCACGACGGAGACGAACCCCGAGACCGCGCTATCGCTGCTTCGGTCGCCGGAGACGGAGTTCGACTGCGTCGTCAGCGACTACCAGATGCCGGAGATGAACGGCATCGACTTCCTCGAAGCCGTCCGGGAGACCCATCCGGAGCTCCCGCTGCTGTTGTTCTCCGGCGAGGAGACCGACGAGGTCGCGCCCGAGATTATCCAGGCGGGACTGACCGATTACCTGAAGAAGGGCGGCGGAACCGAGCAGTACACGACGCTGATTCGGCGGGTAGGCCACGCCGTCGAGTCCGACGGCGAGTTCGACGCCAACGACCGCGTAGAACTCGACGGAATCGGCGTCGTCGGGAACGACGAACGCTTCGAGGAGGCGACCGACACGTACGCGTCGTTCTACGGCTACGACTCAGATGAGGTGGTCGGCAAGCACTGGACGGAACTCCATCCGTCGGACGAGGTCGAACACATCAAGACACACGTCCTCCCCGTCGTCGAGCGCGGTGGGAAGTGGACGGGCCAGAGCGAGGGCCTCCGCGCCGACGAGACGACGTTCAGGGAGTCGAAAATGGTGACGGCGCTCGACGACGGCCGGTTGCTCATCGCCGTTGACGAACTCGACGGCACCGGACTTGTGAGCGGCGACTGA
- the uvrA gene encoding excinuclease ABC subunit UvrA: MSKDIIEVRGAEEHNLKDVDVEIPREELTVVTGLSGSGKSSLAFETVYAEGQRRYIESLSAYARNFLGQMDKPQVENVEGLSPAISIDQKNAANNPRSTVGTVTELHDYLRLLYARVGTPHCPECGREVGEQSAQNMVSRLLELPEGTRAKLCAPVVRDQKGAFEDLFDDLVGEGYSRVEVDGEEFDLTLDRPELDENYDHTIDVVVDRVKISPDARSRITDSVETALTEADGTLKVILPDPPEGAAETLGGSDARATGDLADEGDGGERLVVELSEDLACTHCGIDISEIETRSFSFNSPHGACPECEGLGETKEVSEDLVVTDPSKPLKNVFEPWSYDRTYYSRQLDNVAEHFGVSLSTPFEELEESIRRQFLYGTDDIVDFQWRTKNGTREKSERFEGVIPNLERRHVETDSDRAREHIEEYMATTTCPACEGTRLKAESRAVLVDGVSITEVNEMSIGDALEHFEGLEANLSARDRKIAEEILKEIRARLGFMTEVGLDYLTLDREASTLSGGESQRIRLATQIGSGLVGVLYVLDEPSIGLHQRDNDRLLNTLEELRDLGNTLLVVEHDTETMRRADQIIDMGPGPGKRGGEVVVNGPMDEVVDTEESVTGEYLSGERTIPVPESRREADGELVVRGARQHNLADLDVTVPLGTFTAITGVSGSGKSTLMHDVLYKGLVRRMNDTDVNPGEHDDIEGLDDVETVRLIDQSPIGRTPRSNPATYTNVFDHIRELFAETSLAKQRGYEKGRFSFNVKGGRCEACGGQGTVTIDMNFLSDVTVPCEECGGARYNDETLDVTYKGATIADVLEMTVEEAYDFFESHGGIRRRLELLKDVGLGYMRLGQPSTTLSGGEAQRVKLAEELGKKDSGETLYLLDEPTTGLHPEDERKLIDVLHRLTDDGNTVVVIEHELDLVKNADHIIDLGPEGGENGGELVAEGTPETVARTEASYTGQYLRDLLPNVDLEGPRADRDVAQPAADDD; encoded by the coding sequence ATGAGCAAGGATATCATCGAGGTCCGAGGGGCCGAGGAACACAACCTCAAGGACGTCGACGTGGAGATTCCCCGCGAGGAACTGACAGTCGTCACCGGGCTGTCGGGGTCGGGCAAATCCTCGCTCGCATTCGAGACGGTGTACGCCGAGGGCCAGCGCCGGTACATCGAGTCGCTGTCGGCGTACGCGCGGAACTTCCTGGGCCAGATGGACAAGCCCCAGGTCGAGAACGTCGAGGGGCTGTCGCCGGCCATCTCCATCGACCAGAAGAACGCCGCCAACAACCCCCGCTCGACGGTCGGGACCGTCACCGAGTTACACGACTACCTCCGCCTGCTGTACGCCCGCGTGGGCACGCCGCACTGTCCCGAGTGCGGCCGCGAGGTCGGCGAGCAGTCCGCCCAGAACATGGTCTCGCGCCTCCTCGAACTCCCCGAGGGGACGCGTGCGAAGCTGTGTGCGCCGGTCGTCCGCGACCAGAAGGGGGCCTTCGAGGACCTGTTCGACGACCTCGTCGGCGAGGGCTACAGCCGCGTCGAAGTCGACGGCGAGGAGTTCGACCTCACGCTGGACCGGCCGGAACTGGACGAGAACTACGACCACACAATCGACGTGGTCGTCGACCGCGTGAAGATTTCGCCGGACGCTCGCTCGCGCATCACGGATTCGGTCGAAACGGCGCTGACCGAGGCCGACGGGACGCTGAAGGTCATCCTCCCGGACCCGCCGGAGGGCGCGGCCGAGACGCTCGGCGGGTCCGACGCCAGGGCGACGGGCGACCTCGCCGACGAGGGCGACGGCGGCGAGCGCCTCGTCGTCGAACTCTCCGAGGACCTCGCCTGCACGCACTGTGGCATCGACATCTCCGAAATCGAGACGCGGTCGTTCTCGTTCAACTCACCCCACGGGGCCTGTCCGGAGTGCGAGGGGCTGGGCGAGACCAAGGAGGTCAGCGAGGACCTCGTGGTCACCGACCCTTCGAAGCCGCTCAAAAACGTCTTCGAGCCCTGGAGCTACGACCGGACGTACTACTCCCGACAGCTCGACAACGTCGCCGAGCACTTCGGCGTCTCGCTGTCGACGCCATTCGAGGAGCTGGAAGAGTCCATCCGGCGGCAGTTCCTCTACGGCACCGACGACATCGTCGACTTCCAGTGGCGGACCAAGAACGGCACCCGCGAGAAGAGCGAGCGCTTCGAGGGCGTCATCCCCAACCTGGAACGGCGACACGTCGAGACGGACTCCGACCGCGCCCGCGAGCACATCGAGGAGTACATGGCGACGACGACGTGCCCGGCCTGTGAGGGGACCCGGCTCAAGGCCGAGTCGCGGGCGGTGCTCGTCGACGGCGTCTCCATCACCGAAGTCAACGAAATGTCAATCGGCGACGCGCTGGAACACTTCGAGGGCCTCGAGGCGAACCTCTCGGCCCGGGACCGGAAAATCGCCGAGGAGATTCTCAAGGAAATCCGCGCCCGCCTGGGCTTCATGACCGAGGTCGGCCTGGACTACCTGACGCTTGACCGCGAGGCCTCGACGCTGTCGGGCGGCGAGAGCCAGCGGATTCGCCTCGCCACGCAAATCGGCAGCGGCCTCGTCGGCGTCCTCTACGTCCTCGACGAGCCATCCATCGGTCTCCACCAGCGCGACAACGACCGGCTGCTGAACACCCTGGAGGAACTGCGGGACCTGGGCAACACCCTGCTCGTCGTCGAACACGACACCGAGACGATGCGCCGGGCCGACCAGATAATCGACATGGGGCCCGGCCCGGGCAAACGCGGGGGCGAGGTCGTCGTCAACGGCCCGATGGACGAGGTCGTCGACACCGAGGAATCGGTGACCGGGGAGTACCTCTCGGGCGAGCGGACGATTCCGGTGCCCGAGAGCCGCCGCGAGGCCGACGGCGAACTCGTCGTCAGGGGCGCGCGCCAGCACAACCTCGCTGACCTCGACGTGACCGTCCCGCTTGGGACGTTCACCGCCATCACGGGCGTCTCCGGCTCCGGCAAATCGACGCTGATGCACGACGTGCTGTACAAGGGGCTGGTCCGGCGGATGAACGACACCGACGTGAACCCCGGCGAGCACGACGACATCGAGGGGCTGGACGACGTCGAGACGGTGCGGCTCATCGACCAGTCGCCCATCGGCCGCACCCCGCGGTCGAACCCGGCGACCTACACCAACGTCTTCGACCACATCCGCGAGCTGTTCGCCGAGACGAGCCTCGCCAAGCAGCGGGGCTACGAGAAGGGCCGGTTCTCGTTCAACGTCAAGGGCGGCCGTTGTGAGGCCTGTGGCGGGCAGGGCACGGTCACCATCGACATGAACTTCCTCTCGGACGTGACCGTCCCCTGCGAGGAGTGCGGCGGCGCGCGCTACAACGACGAGACGCTGGACGTGACCTACAAGGGCGCGACCATCGCCGACGTGCTGGAGATGACCGTCGAGGAGGCCTACGACTTCTTCGAGAGCCACGGCGGCATCCGTCGCCGCCTCGAACTCCTGAAGGACGTGGGGCTGGGCTACATGCGGCTGGGCCAGCCCTCGACGACGCTGTCGGGCGGCGAGGCCCAGCGGGTGAAGCTCGCCGAGGAGCTGGGCAAGAAGGACTCCGGCGAGACGCTGTACCTGCTCGACGAACCGACCACCGGGCTCCACCCGGAGGACGAGCGCAAACTCATCGACGTGCTCCACCGGCTCACCGACGACGGCAACACCGTGGTCGTCATCGAGCACGAGCTCGACCTCGTCAAGAACGCCGACCACATCATCGACCTCGGGCCGGAAGGCGGCGAGAACGGCGGCGAACTGGTCGCCGAGGGGACCCCGGAAACGGTGGCCCGGACCGAGGCCTCCTACACCGGACAGTACCTCCGGGACCTCCTGCCGAACGTCGACCTGGAGGGGCCCCGCGCCGACCGGGACGTGGCCCAGCCGGCTGCGGACGACGACTAG
- a CDS encoding LVIVD repeat-containing protein — protein sequence MRRRTVLRRLALAGTGVGLATGTARAHPTPTGDGTAEPAASDTPTGGDPLGVLEMETVYEVVTSPDGHTAYVATGDGIALVDLVTPTSPRLLSRQTDLLAEADDGPIQRVQDLAVSGSRLLAAGPANPADGAHGVVVFDVSDRREPARIASLELDTRIHNCDFDGRYAYLTANDRDGNPLLVVDTETEREVGEWSLLDAGDAWHDVPTSLWPLHDVWVQNDRAYLAYWDGGTWVVDVSDPTDISLVAKVRGRDPETLAAIEDPGTERSEPPGNDHFVTVDDDASLLGVGGESWDLGDDDSGGPSGIELYDISDPADAELLSTLDPPPTSDPSPGGILTTAHNFELTADRCYSAWYNGGVRVHDLTDPTAPEQVFEWRDTESTSFWTAQRAAGCFVAACTDANGGTEVQPGLYTFPDPRIRTPTADASATEEGDGTAIGVGGPGFGVGSAVAAVALAAWRARRRD from the coding sequence ATGCGCCGCCGGACGGTCCTCCGACGACTCGCCCTCGCAGGGACAGGCGTCGGCCTGGCGACCGGGACGGCCCGGGCCCATCCGACGCCGACCGGCGACGGGACGGCCGAGCCAGCGGCCTCCGACACCCCGACCGGCGGGGACCCGCTGGGCGTGCTGGAGATGGAGACGGTGTACGAGGTCGTCACCAGCCCCGACGGGCACACGGCCTATGTCGCGACCGGAGACGGTATCGCGCTCGTGGACCTCGTCACGCCGACCAGTCCCAGACTGCTCAGTCGACAGACGGACCTGCTGGCCGAGGCCGACGACGGGCCGATACAGCGGGTCCAGGACCTCGCCGTCAGCGGGTCGCGGCTGCTGGCCGCCGGGCCGGCCAACCCCGCCGACGGAGCCCACGGGGTCGTCGTCTTCGACGTGAGCGACCGCCGGGAGCCGGCCCGAATCGCGAGCCTGGAACTGGACACGCGCATCCACAACTGCGACTTCGACGGCCGGTACGCCTACCTGACCGCGAACGACCGCGACGGCAATCCCTTGCTCGTGGTCGACACCGAGACCGAGCGGGAAGTCGGCGAATGGTCGCTGTTAGACGCCGGCGACGCCTGGCACGACGTGCCGACGAGCCTCTGGCCGCTCCACGACGTGTGGGTCCAGAACGACCGGGCCTACCTGGCCTACTGGGACGGCGGTACGTGGGTCGTCGACGTATCGGACCCGACCGACATCTCGCTGGTGGCGAAGGTCCGCGGGCGCGACCCGGAGACCCTCGCCGCCATCGAGGACCCCGGCACCGAGCGGAGCGAGCCGCCGGGCAACGACCACTTCGTGACGGTCGACGACGACGCGTCGCTGCTGGGGGTCGGCGGCGAGTCGTGGGACCTCGGCGACGACGACAGCGGCGGCCCCAGCGGCATCGAACTGTACGACATCAGCGACCCAGCCGACGCCGAACTGCTGTCGACGCTCGACCCGCCGCCGACCTCGGACCCGTCGCCCGGCGGGATTTTGACAACCGCCCACAACTTCGAACTGACCGCCGACCGCTGTTACTCGGCGTGGTACAACGGCGGCGTCCGGGTCCACGACCTGACGGACCCGACCGCGCCCGAACAGGTCTTCGAGTGGCGCGACACCGAGTCGACCTCCTTCTGGACCGCACAGCGGGCCGCCGGCTGTTTCGTCGCCGCCTGCACGGACGCCAACGGCGGGACGGAGGTCCAGCCCGGGCTGTACACGTTTCCGGACCCGCGGATACGGACGCCGACGGCGGACGCGTCGGCCACGGAGGAGGGCGACGGTACCGCCATCGGCGTCGGCGGTCCCGGCTTCGGCGTCGGCTCGGCGGTCGCGGCGGTCGCGCTGGCGGCCTGGCGCGCCCGCCGCCGGGACTGA
- a CDS encoding DUF7532 family protein — translation MHFTQREQRALREAGVDQDTVEAASEAVVAATDDAAAALEAFFDGRETVYSDMDLAHSASEVQEHAVEYCDLFTHADDIRGYLRFDTWGVPVEGGRVLSDEKVELSLGPTVHDRVRFAADEDAL, via the coding sequence ATGCACTTCACGCAACGCGAACAGCGGGCGCTCCGCGAGGCCGGCGTCGACCAGGACACCGTCGAGGCCGCCTCCGAGGCGGTGGTCGCGGCCACCGACGACGCGGCCGCGGCGCTGGAAGCCTTCTTCGACGGCCGCGAGACGGTGTACTCCGACATGGACCTCGCCCACAGCGCCAGCGAGGTACAGGAACACGCCGTCGAGTACTGCGACCTGTTCACCCACGCCGACGACATCCGGGGCTACCTGCGGTTTGACACCTGGGGCGTCCCGGTCGAGGGCGGCCGGGTCCTGAGCGACGAGAAAGTAGAGCTCTCGCTGGGACCGACGGTCCACGACCGGGTCCGCTTTGCCGCCGACGAGGACGCGCTATGA
- a CDS encoding DUF402 domain-containing protein — protein sequence MTVRVRGIYATALTRLLREAGHDIVQASGPIEDRFDGTFADERAAVTVTTTDDQQGLGVVGDPDAAASVTDCLTAVGRDTLRWDDPTPEGAVYAGTVTETLGSGAVVDLGDGEGFLPYSSSDERVETGDRLRVQVVEASAPWTDGRPVLDTTVAVRGALLSLVRGGSGPSSGTGGPAMLDVIAADPRDGWGVSWEAASEDASFDALADALDAANDRAAAIDVSLDGADAPEDCAPARYDGGLATTWLWFGRESRFALDEARREVTATMPGHHRVKAGDRAASAAVDYVEALCDDPKTGETDFPFAVTARQFGPQVGGSLSLGHGKPDGRLITLGSGEVQAVEDDGTVTIERELHAGGTYDALGVPKEAGDVAETKVKEGRWWYPTVYRDSDGGKKGTYVNVCTPVEVFPDTARYVDLHVDVVKHADETVERVDDDELDAAVEYGHVPEPLAERARSVAAAVESALE from the coding sequence ATGACCGTCCGGGTCAGGGGCATCTACGCGACGGCACTGACCCGGTTACTCCGGGAGGCGGGCCACGACATCGTCCAGGCGTCGGGGCCAATCGAGGACCGCTTCGACGGCACGTTCGCCGACGAGCGGGCGGCTGTGACCGTGACGACGACGGACGACCAGCAGGGCCTCGGCGTCGTCGGCGACCCCGACGCCGCCGCGAGCGTCACCGACTGCCTGACTGCGGTGGGCCGGGACACCCTCCGCTGGGACGACCCGACGCCCGAGGGCGCGGTCTACGCCGGCACCGTGACCGAGACGCTCGGGAGCGGCGCTGTCGTCGACCTCGGCGACGGCGAGGGGTTTCTCCCGTACTCGTCTTCGGACGAGCGCGTCGAGACGGGCGACAGGCTCCGGGTACAGGTCGTCGAGGCGAGCGCGCCCTGGACGGACGGCCGGCCGGTGCTGGACACGACCGTCGCGGTCCGCGGGGCCCTCCTCTCGCTCGTCCGCGGCGGGAGCGGGCCGTCGTCGGGGACCGGCGGCCCGGCGATGCTGGACGTAATCGCCGCGGACCCCCGGGACGGTTGGGGCGTCTCCTGGGAAGCCGCGAGCGAGGACGCGAGCTTCGACGCCCTGGCCGACGCGCTCGACGCCGCCAACGACCGCGCGGCGGCCATCGATGTGTCGCTCGACGGGGCCGACGCGCCGGAGGACTGCGCGCCGGCCCGGTACGACGGGGGGCTGGCGACGACGTGGCTGTGGTTCGGCCGCGAGAGCCGGTTCGCGCTGGACGAAGCCCGCCGCGAGGTGACCGCGACGATGCCCGGCCACCACCGCGTGAAGGCCGGCGACCGCGCGGCCAGCGCCGCCGTCGACTACGTCGAGGCGCTGTGTGACGACCCGAAGACCGGCGAGACCGACTTCCCGTTCGCCGTGACGGCCCGGCAGTTCGGCCCGCAGGTCGGCGGGTCGCTGTCGCTGGGCCACGGCAAGCCCGACGGCCGGCTCATCACGCTGGGCAGCGGCGAGGTGCAGGCCGTCGAGGACGACGGGACGGTGACTATCGAGCGGGAACTGCACGCCGGCGGCACCTACGACGCGCTGGGCGTCCCGAAGGAGGCCGGCGACGTGGCCGAGACGAAGGTCAAGGAGGGCCGGTGGTGGTACCCGACGGTGTACCGCGACAGCGACGGCGGGAAGAAGGGGACCTACGTCAACGTCTGTACGCCCGTCGAAGTGTTCCCCGACACCGCCCGGTACGTCGACCTCCACGTCGACGTGGTGAAACATGCCGACGAGACCGTCGAGCGGGTCGACGACGACGAACTCGACGCGGCGGTCGAGTACGGTCACGTCCCCGAGCCGCTGGCCGAGCGCGCCCGGAGCGTCGCCGCCGCCGTCGAGAGCGCGCTGGAGTGA
- a CDS encoding TIGR01548 family HAD-type hydrolase, giving the protein MQVDAVVLDIDGVLVDVADSYRRAIVESIDRVYGDTIEKAAVQQFKDAGGFNNDWELTYAAALFVLAGRESAVSDLAAFTDAIAERGGGLDAAEAVVRDLLDDPAETRVFDAWNPDRLRDVFQALYLGSDLYRDIEGGEPPLAAPGYIHDEPLLVDDETLADLRDRFAVGVVTGRPAAEADIALERVGLDLPDEHRFTMDDWEEGKPHPAALRTLAERFDAGRVAFAGDTLDDVATAVNADAADDDRVYYGIGVLTGGLTGDAGRRTFANNGASAVVESVTDLPDLLEAA; this is encoded by the coding sequence CGTCGAATCCATCGACCGGGTGTACGGTGACACCATCGAGAAGGCGGCGGTCCAGCAGTTCAAGGACGCCGGCGGGTTCAACAACGACTGGGAGTTGACCTACGCCGCGGCGCTTTTCGTGCTCGCCGGCCGCGAGTCCGCCGTCTCCGACCTGGCGGCGTTTACCGACGCCATCGCCGAACGGGGCGGCGGCCTCGACGCGGCCGAAGCCGTGGTCCGTGACCTGCTCGACGACCCGGCCGAGACGCGGGTCTTCGACGCCTGGAACCCCGACCGGCTCCGTGACGTGTTCCAGGCGCTGTATCTGGGCAGCGACCTCTACCGGGACATCGAGGGCGGCGAGCCGCCCCTCGCTGCGCCGGGGTACATCCACGACGAGCCGCTGCTGGTCGACGACGAAACGCTGGCCGACCTGCGGGACCGCTTCGCCGTCGGCGTCGTCACCGGCCGCCCCGCCGCCGAGGCCGACATCGCGCTCGAACGGGTCGGCCTCGACCTGCCCGACGAACACCGCTTCACCATGGACGACTGGGAGGAAGGCAAGCCCCATCCGGCCGCCCTGCGGACCCTCGCCGAGCGGTTCGACGCCGGGCGGGTGGCCTTCGCCGGGGACACTCTCGACGACGTGGCGACAGCGGTCAACGCCGACGCAGCCGACGACGACCGCGTCTACTACGGAATCGGCGTCCTGACCGGCGGGCTGACCGGCGACGCCGGCCGCCGGACGTTCGCCAACAACGGCGCGAGCGCCGTCGTCGAGTCGGTCACCGACCTCCCCGACCTCCTCGAGGCGGCGTAA
- a CDS encoding thioredoxin domain-containing protein: protein MTVTLKDFYADWCGPCKTQDPILEDLEEQWTDVEFEKINVDEEQDVANEYQVRSLPTLIIENDDGIVERFVGVTQADDIDDALQQASA, encoded by the coding sequence ATGACGGTTACACTGAAGGACTTCTACGCGGACTGGTGCGGCCCGTGCAAGACCCAGGACCCGATTCTCGAAGACCTCGAAGAACAGTGGACGGACGTCGAGTTCGAGAAGATAAACGTCGACGAGGAACAGGACGTCGCCAACGAGTACCAGGTACGCTCGCTGCCGACGCTCATCATTGAGAACGACGACGGCATCGTCGAGCGGTTCGTCGGCGTCACGCAGGCCGACGACATCGACGACGCGCTGCAGCAGGCCTCGGCCTGA
- a CDS encoding LURP-one-related/scramblase family protein: MDTTSDYDITGIDLSENSYTVEQSLVRNKYKAMDAAGNVVLRGKQKMLKMKEQFPFVDANGDEVFEVNAGGIIDVAGNYVLTDSKTGEDIVILDNDYSILQDTWKIRDASTEAKIAEINSQGALVTIARNVVPFGGWIPHKYEITDRDGNHVGNIDGQFSLKDRYEITIDDASTVPKEPIIAAAMVIDAIQGN; encoded by the coding sequence ATGGATACGACGAGCGACTACGACATCACGGGTATCGACCTCTCCGAGAACAGCTACACGGTCGAACAGAGCCTGGTACGCAACAAGTACAAGGCGATGGACGCCGCCGGGAACGTCGTCCTCCGCGGGAAACAGAAGATGCTGAAGATGAAAGAGCAGTTCCCGTTCGTCGACGCGAACGGCGACGAGGTGTTCGAGGTCAACGCCGGCGGCATCATCGACGTGGCCGGCAACTACGTCCTCACCGACTCCAAGACCGGCGAGGACATCGTCATCCTCGACAACGACTACTCCATCCTCCAGGACACGTGGAAGATTCGGGACGCCAGCACCGAGGCGAAAATCGCCGAAATCAACTCCCAGGGTGCGCTCGTGACCATCGCCCGCAACGTCGTCCCGTTCGGCGGCTGGATTCCCCACAAGTACGAGATAACCGACCGGGACGGCAACCACGTCGGGAACATCGACGGGCAGTTCTCGCTGAAAGACCGCTACGAGATTACCATCGACGACGCCAGCACGGTCCCCAAGGAGCCGATAATCGCCGCGGCGATGGTCATCGACGCGATTCAGGGGAACTGA
- the npdG gene encoding NADPH-dependent F420 reductase, whose amino-acid sequence MDIALLGGTGDIGQGLALRWADDTNHTIIIGSRKAEKAANKAEEYETELASRGHDDVSIAGLANEDAAARADVVVAAVPAYHLTDTVDAVADELDDATLVAPAVGMQRDEDGFHYNRPGAGSVTQLAANAAPDDTPVVGAFHNLAAGRLANLDADLDWDTIVVGDDTDAKDTVCELAEGIEGIRALDGGPLANAAEIEGLTPLLINVARHNDGLHDLGVRFQ is encoded by the coding sequence ATGGACATCGCGTTGCTCGGCGGTACCGGAGACATCGGCCAGGGGCTCGCCCTCCGCTGGGCCGACGACACGAACCACACGATAATCATCGGCTCGCGGAAAGCCGAGAAGGCCGCGAACAAGGCCGAGGAGTACGAGACGGAACTGGCCAGTCGCGGCCACGACGACGTGTCGATTGCCGGCCTGGCGAACGAGGACGCTGCCGCCCGCGCCGACGTGGTCGTGGCCGCCGTCCCGGCCTACCACCTCACCGACACCGTCGACGCCGTCGCCGACGAACTCGACGACGCCACGCTCGTCGCCCCCGCGGTCGGGATGCAGCGCGACGAGGACGGCTTCCACTACAACCGCCCCGGGGCCGGCAGCGTCACGCAGCTGGCCGCCAACGCCGCCCCCGACGACACGCCCGTCGTCGGCGCGTTCCACAACCTCGCGGCCGGCCGACTGGCCAACCTCGACGCCGACCTCGACTGGGACACCATCGTCGTCGGCGACGACACCGACGCCAAGGACACCGTCTGTGAACTCGCCGAAGGTATCGAGGGGATTCGCGCGCTGGACGGCGGGCCGCTCGCCAACGCCGCCGAAATCGAGGGGCTGACGCCGCTGCTCATCAACGTCGCCCGCCACAACGACGGCCTGCACGACCTCGGCGTGCGGTTCCAGTAG